In Phocoena phocoena chromosome 3, mPhoPho1.1, whole genome shotgun sequence, the DNA window GGTTAATTTTTGCAGCTTTCACTATTACCaagctgtgatttttatttttttcttttaacctagaTCTAATTTACCCTGGGCAGTTTTAgcctttttcagttttattttgtattgcttATTTCTACGAGGAGGTAGTCATTAAGAAAGGGATAAAAATATTGCCAGGTGGATTTACTTTCTTGCTTACTGCAGAAGATAGCGAGAATCCACTCTCTTGCTAGAGACAGATCTGTTATGGTCTCTTATCGCCATTGCTTTTGTTCCAACCTAGAGGTCAAAACAGATTAAATCATCCTGTTGCCCCTGGGGAGGTATCTGGTTGCGtgaggctgtgagggaaggacaGAATTCCCAGGGAACATCAGAGCCCCAGCTGGGGACTGCCTGTCTCCAGGCAGGTGGGGGCCTTGGAAGATGCCCCACATCTCTCCCCCAGTcacagcccccccccaccccatttctgGTTCTTACAGATGCGACCTAAGGTCATGTGGCACCTCCTTCGCCGGTACATGGCATCTCGGCTCCATTCCCTGCGGATGGGCGGCTACCTGTTCTCGGGCTCCCAGGCTCCCCAGCTGTCCCCCGCCCTGATGAGGGCCCTGGGCCAGAAGTGCCCCAACCTCAAGCGCCTCTGCCTGCACGTGGCCAACCTGAGCATGGTGCCCATCACCAGCCTGCCCTGCACCCTGAAGACCCTGGAGCTGCACAGCTGTGAGATCTCCATGGCCTGGCTCCTCAAGGAGCAGGACCCCACCGTGCTGCCCCTGCTTGAGTGCATCGTGCTGGACCGTGTCCCCGCCTTCCGTGACGAGCACCTGCAGGGCCTGACGCGCTTCCGCGCGCTGCGCTCGCTGGTGCTGGGCGGCACCTACCGGGTGACCGAGACCGGGCTGGATATGGGCCTGCAGGAGCTGAGCTACCTGCAGAGGCTGGAGGTGCTGGGCTGTACCCTCTCGGCCGACAGCACCCTCCTGGCCATCAGCCGCCACCTCCGAGATGTGCGGAAGATCCGGCTGACCGTGCGGGGCCTCTCGGCCCCTGGCCTGTCGGTCCTGGAGGGCATGCCGGCCCTGGAGAGTCTGTGCCTGCTGGGGCCGCTCATCACCCCAGAAATGCCTTCCCCGCATGAAATCCTCTCCTCCTGCCTCACCATGCCCAAGCTCAGGGTCCTTGAGctgcaggggctgggctgggagggtcAGGAGGCGGAGAGGATCCTGTCTAAGGGGCTACCCCACTGTATGGTCATTGTCAGGGCCTGCCCCAAAGAGTCCATGGACTGGTGGATGTGACTGCACCAGCCGAGCCTGAGACCCCTCTCAGCTTTTATTAATAAGTCCCAGACCCTCTGAGCAGCACCTTACCATGGCAGGTAATCCGGCTGGAGAGCTATGAAGGCCACAGGTAGAGAGAACCTAAGCCTCAGCTCCTCCAGATCATTAGAATCGTGGTTTGCCAGCTGTGTGGCCTCTGTGACATCAGCCAGCCTCTCGGAGGCCCTGTCCTCACCTCCAGAAATGAGGAAGACCATAGCTACCTCTCGGTTATGTTGCAAAGCCTTACTCTTTACCAGCCCTGAGGCCCGAGAAGGTCCTGGGTGAATAGCCATTCTCAGGAACAGGACAGATGTAGAAGGGTGGGTTAGGAGTTAGGGAGACCTGAGGGGTCAAGGCCCCTTAGGAAGCCTGGAAGGGCTGTCAACGCATGTGCACCAGCACACTGACACACCACTGACACGCCGACACACCACTGATAGTCCTACGTGCACGCAGGAGACACGGAGAGAAGGGCAGATACAACTCATGCTTTGATGATCGAAATGTTAATAAAGGTTCTAAGTTGTCCTTTCAGTATTTtgtattctgtattttccaagttttgcgcaatatatattattttgctaTTAAAGAAAGATAATCAcgtttttcaaaaaagaatttggtttattcattcaacaaatgtgccTTCAGCCTCCGCTCTCTGGCAAGCATGGTTTTAGGCACggaccacagcagtgaacaaaacagacaaggaaGAAGACAGGATGATAAACAGGTGAACACACGCATGGAACAGTTTCAGAGACTCTGAGACAATAAACCAGGGCCACGTGATGGAGGCACACGTGTTTGGTTGAGTGGGCAGGGTGGGCCTCTCTGAGCCGAGAGCTGAGAGGTGAGGAACCAGCCCCAGGAAGGGCTGGGGAAGACAGAAAAGGCAAAGACTTGAGATGGGAGTGAGCTTGGCAATTTCCAGGGATGGGAAGAAGGTCCGAGTGGCCGAGGGAACGGGGTGAGCAATCAagagtgaagtcagagagatgATGGGGAGAGGTTAGAAGGGCCTCACAGGTGGCTTTGGTTTTAGGGGTTCAAAAGGCAGCAACTCCTTTTCCTGCCCTTTGAGTCTGAACCACTTGAAAGATGCAGGTGGCAGACTGATAGTGATCCTAAGTGCCCACCCATGAAATGAgcgttaatttttttttgaagtatagttgatttacaatgttgtgttaatttctgctgtacagcaaagtgactcgtgactcagttatacatatgtatatacattttttttttttggccacgccgcacagcatgcgggatcttagttccccagccagggatcaaacccgtgccccctgcagtggaagcgtggagtgtcaaccactggacctccagggaagtccctgtcatctgttttaaaatgtacctggacaatagtgcagccttgggacagggtcctggtactcccccccccccccaagggatatacataatatCTTCAAGCTGTTTTGCAGGTACTGAAAcctccaccaggtgggagaagttaactaaCGGTATGGTGCCCACAAGCATTTAGACCCCAGAATGGTTAGAACCAGAAGGTtaatgatgctgactcccacctACCTCACAACCAAcaaatcagaagaatgtccacgagctgatcacgccctcctctttgaaccattactataaaactcctcactaccccactccaggtcgggacacacagttttgaggacattagcctgctgtggccccctttgcctggcaaagcaataaagctattttttttctaattcacccccaccaaaataaaacaagacagaaTGTACCTGGAACTTGTTCTAATCACGTATAGTGAGGTGATAGACGTGGAGACAGCGGTTGTATGGCCATTAGCATAACTGACACCATCTTGGGCCCTGTTCCTCCTGTCCTTCCGCTGACCCTATGCAAGACTGTACTGTACAGTAAATGACTTCTCTGTCGTCAAGGGCTTTGTAGTTAATACTGTTTCATAATCATTAGGTTCAGGTGGCCTCTATGCTCTGTTAGGccccaaacaatgatgaaaacttTCACTGCTGATGTATTCCCGGCACCCATGAGACTAGTTACCCATTTATAAATCTTGACTTAGGAACGCACATCCTGTTTCCAAGCACATCCCCCCATCCCCTGGGTTAACTATAAATTGTTCAAATGGCCCCTCGGGGGTGTGGAGTGAGGCTGTGGATGCTTCCGGATCGCTGTCCAATTGATCCCACCCTGTGAGCAAGTTACCCTCTAATAAACTGAGCCATTGATTATATGGAGCTGCCTGCCTTGTTTTTCGGTCTCAAGATGCTTTCTTATTTCGGTGGTCTCTTCATTCTCTCCATCCTCTAACAACTGTCCTTTAAAGAAGGGCTTATTACTACAATTCCCAAGAGCAGGTGCATGCCATGCCAAGCACGGCCACACGGGGGCGCACCAGGACTGGTCAGCAAGAGCGAGGGAAAAGCATGGGCCAGAGCCTCTGTTATAGTTTTTGCTGGAAGGAatgggagaggcaggggaggcCAGCAGAGCAAGCTAAGAATTGGATGGTTTAAGTAATTtcagtgggggacttccctggtggtccagtggttaagaatccgccttccaatgcaggggacgtgggtttgatccctggtcggggaactaagatcccacatgccgtgggatcACAACTGAGCCGGCAGGCTGAAACTAGGGAGagaagaccatgtgccacaacaaaagatcccgcatgctgcaagaaagatcctgcgtgctgcaactaagatccaatgcagccaacaattaaatctatatatatataaataaataaatatgttttaaaaggcatttaaataaataaataaataatttcagtggGTTCTAGGCTCTAGGGGTGGTCCCTAGTTGCATGCTACATGGTCCTGGGGTGATTTAGGGCAGAGGGAATATTGGTTTAGGGTCCCAGGGTTAGATAAAGGAGGTGATCGGATTGGCTGGTTTGCATATGAGAAGCGGGCTCCCAGGCATGTGGTTTGCTATCTCTAGGAACTAGCTAACCCTGGGAGTGGCGGTCTTTCCCCAGGTTTGCAAGACctaagatgtcaaagcatcataaaatgtagaaaataaaaaacatgattaatatacACCCttccatgggaattccctggctgtccagtggttaggatctgagctctcactgccaagtgtctggggttcaatccctggtcggggaactaaaatcccacaagccacgcagcatggccaaaaaataaccccccaaaacaaaacaaacaaaaaatacaccaTCCCATGAAGGTAAGGTATCATTTATCAAGTGCTTGCTTATTGCATGTCAGGTACTGTGCTCAGTCCTTCATGTACTATCAGCAGCCCAGTGAGAaaggcacagaggaggaaactgagacacagagaagttaagttgcCCAAAGCCATACAGCTAATGACGTAGCAAAACTTGAGTAATCTTATTCCATGATCTTAACCATTATGTGAATTTGCTTTGTTGGCATGGAACATTATGTGAAAGGATGGCCCAGTAACTGTGCTCCATTagacaaaaaaacttttttagtttattgaggCATGATTAATGTATAACAAACCACATGTTTAAGTAATTTGATGACTTTTGACATGTGTACACTCATAAAACCACCACTacaatcaaaataacaaacatttccatcacccccaaaagtttccttgtggcCCCTCATAACCCTCCCTCCGTTCCTGTCCCCAGGACCACTGATCTTTCCGTCACTATAgattattttgcttttcctagaatattatataaatggaatcatatagtgtgttattttctctgtgtgtatggGAGGGGTCTTGTTTCTTTCACCCAGCGTAataattttgagatttatccagaCTGTTGCAGGGATCAAAAATTTGTTCCCAGGAATTCccgggcagtccagtggttaggactccatgcttccactgtagggggcccctgtttgatccctggtggtcgggggaactaagatcccgcatgccctgcagcgtgaccaaaaaaataaaaaccaaaaaacttaagaaaaaaagttgttcctgagtagtattccatcatatgacTAGAGACAATTTGTTATCCATTCACTGATGGATGGTTATTTGCGTTTAAACATATAATTCttgagaagaaattaacacaacattgtaaatcaactatacttcagttaaaaaagcaaagtataaaataagccttgggacttccctggtggtccagtggttaagactccgcagtcccaaagcagggggcccgcgttcgatccctggtcagggaactaaagatctcacatgctacaactaaagatcctgcatgctgcaactaagacccagtgcagccaaataaataaataattttttaaaaaagagccttAAAAAACATATAATTTCTGGTTAACAAGAAATTTTCCTGATGTTGAAAATAATACCTGcttgtaaataattttaacattACAGAAATTGAATCTATTTCTAATCTCTGGCCCGCAGGGAATCATTGTAAGTTTGGCTTTATCGTCTTCTAAAACTTTCTTTGTCTTGTtgactgaaaagaaaatgcacaatgtgagagttgtgagttaagtttgaTTAGggacaaaatgaggactatagcccaggagacagcctctcagatagctctgaggaactgctcccaAGAGGTAGGGGAGGAGGTCAGTCAGTATACATATGACTTTAATGAAGGGGGATacgtgcaatcaagcacacatttggtagaaggttgctgctagtcgcAAGGGGCAGATGTCTCCGTTaataattttagtgcttttctaaatatgagaagatggaagaaaCCAGACTGataaaatcttctgaaaaatCTAACTATcggaagacctgttctgccagtttttcccagagcacagagtgcctcattcctgatctccaccctgaactccttgcAGGAGTTGAAGGTCAGCcactgcagtggctagtgacttcATTCTTGTAGAACCAGAAGGCAGGTGACAATTTTTAGTTGGCAGTCTATtattgtgactttggacaaaaaACAATCATGGGCATCTCTTCATTTCCCTCCTGAGTTTGAGACCAGTCACAGGAATCAGCAATGAAAACGTCA includes these proteins:
- the FBXL12 gene encoding F-box/LRR-repeat protein 12 isoform X2, with protein sequence MATFADLPDSVLLEIFSYLPMRPKVMWHLLRRYMASRLHSLRMGGYLFSGSQAPQLSPALMRALGQKCPNLKRLCLHVANLSMVPITSLPCTLKTLELHSCEISMAWLLKEQDPTVLPLLECIVLDRVPAFRDEHLQGLTRFRALRSLVLGGTYRVTETGLDMGLQELSYLQRLEVLGCTLSADSTLLAISRHLRDVRKIRLTVRGLSAPGLSVLEGMPALESLCLLGPLITPEMPSPHEILSSCLTMPKLRVLELQGLGWEGQEAERILSKGLPHCMVIVRACPKESMDWWM
- the FBXL12 gene encoding F-box/LRR-repeat protein 12 isoform X1, whose amino-acid sequence is MATFADLPDSVLLEIFSYLPVRDRIRISRVCHRWKRLVDDRWLWRHVDLTLYTMRPKVMWHLLRRYMASRLHSLRMGGYLFSGSQAPQLSPALMRALGQKCPNLKRLCLHVANLSMVPITSLPCTLKTLELHSCEISMAWLLKEQDPTVLPLLECIVLDRVPAFRDEHLQGLTRFRALRSLVLGGTYRVTETGLDMGLQELSYLQRLEVLGCTLSADSTLLAISRHLRDVRKIRLTVRGLSAPGLSVLEGMPALESLCLLGPLITPEMPSPHEILSSCLTMPKLRVLELQGLGWEGQEAERILSKGLPHCMVIVRACPKESMDWWM